One stretch of Labrenzia sp. CE80 DNA includes these proteins:
- the kdsA gene encoding 3-deoxy-8-phosphooctulonate synthase, giving the protein MSQANTSVHVGPVVFDNRAPFSLIAGPCQMESRAHALECAAAVKEIAGNLGISVVYKSSFDKANRTSLSASRGVGLKEALPVFAEIKETYGLPTITDIHSADQCAPVAEVIDVLQIPAFLCRQTDLLVAAAKTGAIINVKKGQFLAPWDMKNVLAKIVESGNPNVLLTERGASFGYNTLVSDMRSLPIMAETGAPVVFDATHSVQQPGGLGGSSGGDRRMVAYLARAAVAVGVGGVFIETHPDPDNTISSDGPNMIALKNLGALLSELKAIDAVVKPKAGA; this is encoded by the coding sequence ATGTCTCAGGCAAATACGTCCGTTCACGTCGGGCCCGTTGTTTTCGATAACCGTGCTCCATTTAGTCTGATTGCAGGGCCGTGCCAGATGGAAAGCCGGGCGCATGCACTTGAGTGTGCGGCAGCCGTTAAGGAAATCGCTGGGAATCTAGGCATTTCCGTCGTCTATAAATCCTCTTTCGACAAGGCAAACCGCACGTCTCTTTCTGCGTCGAGAGGAGTAGGTCTCAAGGAGGCGCTTCCGGTCTTTGCCGAGATCAAGGAAACCTACGGTCTGCCGACGATCACCGACATTCACTCGGCTGATCAATGCGCTCCAGTTGCCGAAGTCATTGACGTCTTGCAGATTCCTGCCTTTCTCTGTCGTCAGACGGATCTGCTCGTCGCTGCCGCTAAAACAGGTGCGATAATCAATGTCAAAAAGGGGCAGTTTCTCGCCCCATGGGACATGAAAAATGTTCTGGCGAAGATCGTTGAAAGCGGCAACCCGAATGTGCTTCTGACCGAACGTGGCGCCAGTTTTGGCTATAACACCCTGGTGTCAGACATGCGGTCGCTGCCGATCATGGCTGAAACGGGTGCCCCGGTCGTCTTCGACGCAACGCATTCGGTGCAGCAACCTGGCGGTCTCGGCGGCTCCAGCGGTGGGGACCGGCGCATGGTCGCTTATCTTGCCCGTGCGGCCGTTGCGGTCGGGGTCGGAGGTGTCTTCATTGAGACCCATCCGGATCCCGACAATACGATCTCGTCCGATGGTCCGAACATGATTGCGTTGAAAAACCTCGGAGCGCTTTTGTCCGAACTGAAGGCGATCGACGCAGTGGTCAAGCCTAAAGCTGGCGCTTGA
- a CDS encoding DsbA family oxidoreductase yields MTSEPPISVDVVSDVMCPWCYIGKRRLESALAQVPDVNVAVHWHPYQLDATLPKEGKDRQAYLTDKFGVERAKSFYETIRQAGLEEGIHFAFDDIKLSPNTLDCHRLILWSRADDLQDEVVERLFQVFFLEGGDLTKSETLVKVAEDAGMQSDLVEQLLETDSDLEKTKQQIARAQELGVTGVPCFIIDGRFAIAGAEKSETLAAAIRHAEETRTNEPEAAEG; encoded by the coding sequence ATGACGAGTGAGCCTCCGATCTCTGTAGACGTGGTGTCCGATGTCATGTGCCCATGGTGCTACATCGGCAAACGCAGACTCGAGAGTGCTCTCGCACAGGTTCCGGATGTGAACGTCGCGGTTCACTGGCATCCCTATCAGCTGGATGCGACATTGCCGAAAGAAGGCAAGGACCGCCAGGCCTATCTCACTGACAAGTTTGGTGTCGAAAGAGCAAAATCCTTCTATGAGACCATCCGCCAAGCCGGGCTGGAAGAGGGCATTCACTTTGCGTTCGACGACATCAAGCTCTCTCCCAATACGCTGGACTGTCACCGGCTGATTTTGTGGTCGCGTGCCGATGATCTGCAGGATGAAGTCGTTGAGCGGCTCTTTCAGGTCTTTTTCCTGGAAGGTGGCGATCTGACCAAGTCGGAAACTCTGGTGAAGGTAGCTGAAGATGCCGGCATGCAATCAGACCTCGTTGAACAGCTGCTCGAAACCGACAGTGACCTGGAAAAAACCAAACAGCAAATCGCACGCGCGCAAGAGCTTGGCGTAACCGGTGTGCCCTGTTTCATCATCGACGGACGGTTCGCGATTGCAGGTGCTGAAAAGTCAGAAACACTTGCCGCCGCGATTCGTCACGCGGAGGAAACGCGGACAAACGAACCTGAAGCTGCGGAAGGCTAA
- a CDS encoding peptidylprolyl isomerase: protein MAEIKDAENTLLMETTVGPVVIEMKPDLAPNHVARIKELVREGFYDGIVFHRVIDGFMAQTGCPQGTGTGGSGQKLKAEFNKAHHGRGTCSMARAQNPDSGDSQFFICFGDAGFLDGQYTVWGEVIEGMDNVDKIKRGEPVQNPDNIVSLKVAADA from the coding sequence ATGGCCGAGATCAAAGACGCCGAGAACACGCTTTTGATGGAAACCACCGTCGGACCGGTCGTCATCGAGATGAAACCCGACCTTGCTCCCAACCATGTCGCACGCATCAAGGAACTGGTGCGTGAGGGCTTTTATGACGGCATCGTTTTTCACCGCGTGATTGATGGCTTTATGGCTCAGACTGGCTGCCCGCAGGGTACCGGCACGGGTGGTTCCGGCCAGAAGCTCAAGGCCGAGTTCAACAAGGCTCACCATGGTCGCGGTACGTGTTCCATGGCCCGTGCCCAGAACCCGGATTCTGGCGACAGCCAGTTCTTCATCTGCTTCGGTGATGCCGGTTTCCTGGACGGCCAGTACACGGTCTGGGGCGAAGTGATTGAAGGCATGGACAATGTCGACAAGATTAAGCGCGGCGAACCTGTCCAGAACCCGGACAACATCGTTTCGCTTAAAGTCGCCGCAGACGCGTAA
- the tgt gene encoding tRNA guanosine(34) transglycosylase Tgt has translation MSAKPFSFKLLKTDGMARRGEIKTPHGIVNTPAFMPVGTQATVKAMYPGQVRETGADVVLGNTYHLMLRPTAERVARLGGLHTFMNWPHTILTDSGGFQVMSLAQLRKLDEDGVRFQSHIDGAKYHLTPERSVEIQGLLGSDIQMQLDECIKLPSPREEVERAMELSLRWAERSRTQFETMGGPAKGQGLYGIVQGGDIPDLRVRSAEELSKMPFEGYSVGGLAVGEPQDVMLRMLDITTPVMPVDKPRYLMGVGTPDDLLESVKRGIDQFDCVMPTRAGRHGLAYTRFGKVNLKNARHMDDPRPLDDETDCPASSVYSRAYLHHLVRAGEGLAAMLLTWNNLSYYQTLMKGMREAIEAGTFEDFYQKTKADWARGDIAAL, from the coding sequence ATGTCCGCGAAACCCTTTTCCTTCAAGTTGCTGAAAACCGACGGCATGGCACGCCGCGGAGAAATCAAAACGCCGCATGGCATCGTCAATACCCCAGCCTTTATGCCCGTCGGGACCCAGGCGACGGTCAAGGCCATGTATCCCGGGCAGGTGCGCGAAACCGGCGCCGATGTGGTGCTTGGCAACACCTATCACTTGATGTTGCGCCCGACAGCAGAACGTGTTGCGCGCCTTGGTGGCCTCCACACATTCATGAACTGGCCACACACGATCCTCACGGACAGCGGCGGGTTCCAGGTCATGTCGCTGGCGCAACTGCGCAAGTTGGATGAGGACGGCGTACGCTTCCAGAGCCATATCGACGGGGCAAAATACCATCTGACGCCGGAGCGTTCTGTGGAGATACAGGGGCTTCTGGGCTCAGACATCCAGATGCAACTAGATGAGTGCATCAAACTACCGTCGCCGCGGGAAGAAGTCGAGCGGGCGATGGAACTGTCCCTACGTTGGGCCGAACGCTCCCGTACCCAGTTCGAAACCATGGGCGGACCGGCGAAGGGGCAGGGGCTCTACGGTATCGTCCAGGGCGGAGATATCCCAGATCTGCGTGTCCGTTCGGCCGAAGAACTCTCAAAGATGCCTTTTGAGGGATATTCCGTCGGCGGCCTCGCTGTCGGCGAGCCTCAGGATGTCATGCTGCGCATGTTGGACATCACCACGCCCGTGATGCCAGTGGACAAGCCGCGATACCTGATGGGCGTCGGCACCCCAGATGACCTTCTGGAAAGTGTAAAGCGTGGAATCGATCAATTCGACTGCGTGATGCCAACCCGGGCGGGGCGGCATGGCCTTGCCTATACCCGGTTTGGCAAGGTCAATCTTAAGAACGCCCGCCATATGGACGACCCGCGACCACTGGATGATGAAACAGATTGCCCGGCCAGCAGTGTCTATTCGCGCGCGTACCTGCACCATTTGGTGCGTGCTGGAGAGGGGCTCGCTGCGATGCTTCTGACCTGGAACAATCTTTCCTACTATCAGACCCTTATGAAGGGTATGCGCGAGGCGATCGAGGCCGGCACCTTCGAGGACTTCTATCAGAAGACCAAGGCGGACTGGGCGCGCGGCGATATCGCCGCGCTATGA
- the queA gene encoding tRNA preQ1(34) S-adenosylmethionine ribosyltransferase-isomerase QueA: protein MRVDLFDFELPNERIALRPARPRDSARMLLVKPGGSPELTDAGVADLANYLEPGDALVFNDTKVIPAQLEGTRTRGDAIAKISATLHLRAGQDRWWAFVRPAKKLVIGDRVCFGSDNETCFSGTLDATVSDKGDAGEVLLAFDLSGPALDEAIVAVGHIPLPPYIAQKRGEDEQDKSDYQTIFAERDGAVAAPTAGLHFTPALLKSLEDRGIEQHCVTLHVGAGTFLPVKTEETDTHKMHAEWGEVSAETVAALKAVKARGNKVVSVGTTSLRILESASQGPDGLQPFSGETSIFITPGYQFRTINALMTNFHLPRSTLFMLVSAFAGLDTMQRAYAHAIEANYRFYSYGDGSLLFPANTGDER, encoded by the coding sequence ATGCGCGTAGACCTGTTCGATTTTGAACTTCCCAACGAGCGAATTGCCTTGCGACCGGCTCGTCCGCGAGATTCGGCGCGCATGCTCTTGGTGAAACCGGGCGGAAGTCCGGAGCTGACGGATGCAGGTGTCGCGGATCTGGCGAACTACCTGGAACCAGGTGATGCCCTGGTTTTCAATGACACCAAGGTCATTCCCGCACAGCTTGAGGGAACGCGGACGCGCGGCGACGCGATCGCGAAGATCAGTGCCACCCTGCATCTGCGCGCTGGACAGGATCGCTGGTGGGCGTTTGTCCGGCCAGCGAAGAAACTCGTCATCGGCGACAGGGTTTGCTTTGGTAGTGACAACGAGACATGCTTCTCAGGAACACTTGATGCGACCGTCTCGGACAAAGGCGATGCAGGTGAGGTTCTTCTTGCCTTTGACCTGAGCGGTCCCGCGCTTGATGAAGCAATCGTCGCGGTCGGCCATATTCCGCTGCCGCCCTATATCGCGCAAAAGCGCGGCGAGGATGAGCAGGACAAGTCGGACTATCAGACCATCTTCGCCGAGCGTGATGGCGCGGTCGCAGCCCCTACAGCGGGATTGCATTTCACGCCTGCGCTTCTCAAAAGCCTTGAAGATCGCGGCATAGAACAGCACTGCGTGACACTTCACGTCGGCGCTGGCACGTTTCTCCCGGTGAAGACCGAGGAAACTGACACCCACAAAATGCATGCCGAGTGGGGCGAAGTCAGCGCTGAAACGGTCGCGGCATTGAAGGCTGTGAAGGCGCGCGGCAACAAGGTCGTCTCCGTCGGCACCACCTCATTGAGGATCCTGGAAAGTGCGTCGCAGGGACCGGATGGTCTTCAGCCATTTTCCGGAGAGACCTCGATTTTCATTACGCCAGGCTACCAGTTCCGTACAATCAATGCGTTGATGACCAATTTTCATCTGCCGCGCTCAACCCTCTTCATGCTTGTGTCGGCCTTTGCAGGCCTCGACACAATGCAGCGGGCCTATGCCCATGCCATCGAGGCGAACTACCGGTTTTACAGCTACGGAGACGGCTCGCTTCTCTTTCCGGCGAACACCGGTGACGAAAGATAA
- a CDS encoding nucleotide sugar dehydrogenase: protein MTHSTTQSLRIAVVGLGYVGLPVAVAFAAAGYEVIGFDVKSSRLEELSRGVDSTASVAVACLDHPKLRFTAQPGEIAHCDVFIVAVPTPVDIAKKPDLTPFVSAAKIVGSVMKQGAIVVFESTVFPGATEDIAIPALEEASGLTFGADFGVGYSPERINPGDRDREFKDIIKIVSGSSDAVTRTLCELYGSVVTAGIHRAPSIKVAEAAKVIENTQRDLNIALMNELSMLFHAMEIDTRDVLAGSATKWNFLPFQPGLVGGHCIGVDPYYLTHKANEIGMTPQVILAGRGTNEAMPGYVAGKIIQGCVRLGRQMPAKIAVLGITYKANVPDTRNSKVVDLIRELKDFGADVMIHDPLADADDVMEEYGLSLSNADELTGSDAVVLAVPHEQFFEEGDAWPWMSRLVGQGRCLVADIPARLDRDQCPKDIELWRL from the coding sequence ATGACGCATTCGACCACGCAATCACTTCGCATCGCTGTGGTCGGCTTGGGTTATGTCGGGCTGCCGGTAGCTGTTGCCTTTGCTGCAGCTGGATATGAGGTCATTGGCTTCGACGTTAAATCATCTCGTCTCGAAGAACTTTCGCGCGGCGTGGATAGTACGGCTTCAGTCGCAGTTGCTTGTCTGGACCACCCCAAACTGCGGTTTACGGCACAGCCGGGAGAGATTGCCCATTGCGACGTCTTCATTGTTGCCGTTCCCACGCCAGTTGATATTGCGAAAAAGCCGGACCTGACGCCCTTTGTGAGTGCCGCCAAGATTGTCGGCAGCGTGATGAAGCAGGGCGCTATCGTCGTCTTTGAATCGACCGTCTTTCCGGGCGCGACCGAAGACATTGCGATTCCAGCACTGGAAGAAGCCTCTGGCCTTACGTTTGGTGCCGACTTTGGTGTTGGGTATTCCCCAGAGCGTATCAATCCCGGAGATCGCGATCGTGAGTTCAAGGACATCATAAAGATTGTCTCCGGGAGCTCAGATGCGGTGACGCGGACGCTATGCGAACTCTATGGATCTGTCGTCACTGCGGGAATTCACCGTGCGCCCTCGATCAAGGTTGCGGAGGCCGCAAAGGTCATTGAGAACACGCAGCGAGATCTCAATATTGCTCTGATGAATGAGCTCTCCATGCTGTTTCATGCCATGGAGATCGACACGCGTGACGTTTTGGCCGGGTCTGCCACGAAGTGGAATTTCCTGCCCTTCCAGCCCGGCCTTGTCGGCGGACACTGCATCGGCGTTGATCCTTATTACCTAACCCACAAGGCCAATGAGATTGGAATGACGCCGCAGGTGATCCTCGCCGGTCGCGGAACGAATGAAGCCATGCCGGGCTATGTCGCGGGCAAGATCATTCAAGGCTGTGTGCGCCTGGGTCGCCAAATGCCCGCCAAGATTGCGGTCCTTGGGATCACTTACAAGGCGAATGTCCCAGACACACGAAACTCCAAGGTTGTCGACCTTATCCGAGAGCTCAAGGACTTCGGCGCAGATGTCATGATCCACGATCCGCTCGCCGATGCGGATGACGTCATGGAAGAGTACGGGCTTTCGCTTTCAAACGCCGATGAATTGACCGGATCTGACGCGGTCGTTCTGGCGGTGCCCCATGAGCAATTCTTCGAGGAAGGCGATGCATGGCCATGGATGTCAAGGCTTGTCGGACAAGGACGTTGTCTCGTTGCCGACATACCCGCAAGGCTTGACCGCGACCAATGTCCTAAGGACATCGAGCTCTGGCGGCTTTGA
- a CDS encoding peptidylprolyl isomerase has product MLIASIFVVPVVASAQTLDPENTLYLDLKDGRVTIKLRPDLAPNHVDRIKKLTREGFYDGIVFHRVIDGFMAQTGDPTGTGMGGSEEPDIKAEFSSEPFRRGTLGMARASSPDSANSQFFIMFESGDFLNGQYTVWGEVVDGMDLVDNITKGEPPANPDKIVKMQVAADAG; this is encoded by the coding sequence ATGTTGATCGCTTCGATTTTTGTTGTGCCGGTTGTCGCATCCGCACAAACGCTCGATCCGGAGAACACGCTGTATCTTGATCTCAAGGACGGCCGCGTCACGATCAAGTTGCGCCCGGACCTTGCGCCCAATCATGTCGACCGGATCAAGAAGCTTACCCGTGAGGGCTTTTATGATGGCATTGTCTTTCACCGCGTGATTGACGGCTTCATGGCCCAGACGGGCGATCCCACCGGTACGGGCATGGGCGGCTCCGAGGAGCCGGACATCAAGGCTGAGTTCTCAAGCGAACCCTTCCGCCGCGGAACGCTCGGCATGGCTAGGGCATCAAGCCCCGATAGTGCCAACTCCCAGTTCTTCATCATGTTCGAAAGTGGCGACTTCCTGAATGGCCAATACACGGTCTGGGGAGAAGTCGTCGACGGCATGGACCTGGTTGACAACATCACGAAGGGCGAGCCGCCGGCAAACCCGGACAAGATTGTAAAAATGCAGGTCGCAGCAGACGCGGGCTGA
- the eno gene encoding phosphopyruvate hydratase produces MTAIIDIIGREILDSRGNPTVEVDVFLEDGSFGRAAVPSGASTGAHEAVELRDGGSRFLGKGVLQAVDAVNGDIFDTVGGLDAEDQLKIDEAMIALDGTENKARLGANAILGVSLAVARAAAQSSGLPLYRYVGGTSARTLPVPMMNIINGGAHADNPIDFQEFMIMPVGASSLKEAVRMGAEVFHTLKKALNDAGHNTNVGDEGGFAPNLESTDAAIGFVMKAIEKAGYKPGEDMFLALDAASTEFFKDGKYVLEGEGRSLDPEEMAKYLGDLVARYPIISIEDGLAEDDWAGWKAATDLFGDKCQLVGDDLFVTNSTRLRQGIDQGVANSILIKVNQIGTLSETLDAVETAHKAAYTAVMSHRSGETEDSTIADLAVATNCGQIKTGSLARSDRLAKYNQLIRIEEELGPQAAYAGSSILKR; encoded by the coding sequence ATGACCGCAATTATCGACATCATTGGGCGTGAAATCCTCGACAGCCGTGGCAACCCGACGGTTGAGGTAGACGTGTTCCTTGAAGATGGATCTTTTGGTCGCGCGGCAGTTCCATCCGGCGCCTCCACTGGTGCGCATGAAGCTGTTGAACTGCGCGATGGCGGTTCTCGCTTCCTCGGCAAGGGCGTTCTGCAGGCGGTCGACGCTGTCAATGGCGACATTTTCGATACGGTTGGCGGCCTCGACGCCGAAGATCAGTTGAAAATCGATGAAGCAATGATCGCCCTTGACGGTACTGAGAACAAGGCACGTCTCGGAGCCAACGCGATCTTGGGCGTTTCGCTCGCCGTCGCCCGTGCCGCAGCCCAGTCTTCTGGTCTTCCGCTCTATCGCTATGTTGGCGGCACCTCTGCACGCACACTTCCGGTTCCGATGATGAACATCATCAACGGTGGAGCACATGCGGACAATCCGATCGACTTCCAGGAGTTCATGATCATGCCGGTGGGCGCATCCTCGCTGAAGGAAGCGGTACGGATGGGTGCTGAAGTCTTTCACACGCTTAAAAAGGCGCTGAATGATGCGGGCCATAACACCAATGTCGGCGATGAGGGCGGATTTGCACCGAACCTTGAATCGACCGACGCTGCGATCGGTTTTGTGATGAAGGCCATCGAAAAGGCCGGCTATAAGCCGGGCGAAGACATGTTCCTCGCCCTGGACGCAGCTTCAACTGAGTTCTTCAAGGACGGAAAATATGTTCTGGAAGGAGAGGGGCGTTCGCTTGATCCGGAGGAAATGGCAAAGTACCTCGGTGATCTGGTCGCGCGCTATCCGATCATCTCAATCGAAGACGGGCTGGCGGAAGATGACTGGGCGGGTTGGAAAGCTGCGACCGATCTGTTCGGCGACAAGTGTCAGTTGGTTGGCGATGATCTCTTTGTCACGAATTCCACTCGCCTGCGCCAGGGCATTGACCAGGGCGTCGCCAACTCGATCCTGATCAAGGTCAATCAGATTGGCACTCTGTCCGAAACCCTAGATGCCGTCGAAACGGCCCACAAGGCGGCCTACACGGCTGTCATGTCGCACCGTTCGGGTGAGACCGAAGACAGCACCATTGCTGATCTGGCGGTGGCGACCAACTGCGGACAGATCAAGACCGGGTCGCTCGCGCGGTCGGACAGACTTGCAAAATACAACCAGCTCATCCGCATTGAGGAAGAGCTCGGCCCGCAAGCAGCCTATGCAGGCTCCTCCATCCTCAAGCGCTAA
- the galU gene encoding UTP--glucose-1-phosphate uridylyltransferase GalU yields the protein MTKPIRKAVLPVAGLGTRFLPATKAVPKEMLTIVDRPIIQYVVDEARAAGIEHIVFVTGRNKTVIADHFDRAYELEETLKRRDKAEALKLLETLRPNAGSTSFTRQQEPLGLGHAIWCARDIIGPEPFAILLPDMIMKSDPGCLKQMVDVYNQSGGNVISVEAVPEDQTHKYGIVQVEGDMNASTFGITGMVEKPAPGTAPSNLYINGRYILQPEIFDLLATQDKGAGGEIQLTDAMLSLMSQQSFTGLRFTGKTYDCGSKAGFLSANIAYALEDAALAAELLPLLQELVELPAAAE from the coding sequence ATGACCAAACCGATCCGCAAAGCCGTGCTCCCGGTAGCCGGCCTGGGCACACGTTTTCTTCCGGCCACCAAGGCCGTGCCGAAAGAAATGCTGACCATCGTCGACCGTCCAATCATTCAATACGTAGTTGATGAAGCGCGTGCCGCGGGCATAGAACATATTGTTTTTGTAACAGGTCGGAACAAGACCGTTATTGCCGACCATTTCGATCGGGCTTACGAGCTGGAAGAGACATTGAAGCGTCGCGACAAGGCTGAGGCACTCAAACTTCTCGAAACGCTTCGGCCGAATGCCGGGTCAACCAGCTTCACACGCCAGCAGGAACCGCTCGGCCTTGGTCATGCTATTTGGTGCGCGCGGGACATCATCGGGCCGGAGCCCTTTGCAATCCTGCTTCCCGACATGATCATGAAGTCCGATCCCGGCTGCCTCAAGCAGATGGTGGATGTCTATAATCAGAGTGGCGGCAATGTGATCTCCGTAGAGGCTGTCCCGGAAGACCAGACTCATAAATACGGAATTGTGCAGGTCGAGGGAGACATGAACGCCTCCACCTTCGGGATCACCGGCATGGTGGAAAAGCCTGCGCCTGGCACTGCACCTTCCAACCTCTACATCAATGGTCGCTATATTCTTCAGCCGGAAATCTTTGACCTGCTTGCAACGCAGGACAAGGGGGCGGGCGGAGAGATCCAGCTTACCGATGCGATGCTGAGCCTGATGAGCCAGCAGAGCTTTACTGGTCTGCGCTTCACCGGCAAGACCTATGACTGTGGCTCCAAAGCCGGCTTCCTAAGTGCAAACATCGCCTATGCGCTGGAAGATGCGGCGCTTGCTGCAGAACTTCTGCCGTTGTTGCAGGAGTTGGTGGAGCTGCCGGCAGCAGCCGAGTAG
- a CDS encoding DUF4864 domain-containing protein, producing the protein MRFIFFVCLWVLGSASIAPTAGQAQSAADASAFQSIIKNQMNAFAAGDSKTAFSFATRDLQRRFQTPDIFMQMVKQGYQPVYRPRDVKFGALKDTAQGPVQEVYVVGPKGANWLALYSFEAQQDGTWRISGCVLTQSPGLSA; encoded by the coding sequence ATGCGGTTCATTTTCTTTGTGTGTCTTTGGGTTCTGGGGAGCGCGTCTATTGCGCCAACAGCTGGGCAAGCGCAGTCTGCTGCCGATGCTTCAGCCTTTCAGTCCATCATCAAAAACCAGATGAATGCCTTTGCAGCAGGTGATTCCAAAACAGCGTTTTCCTTCGCCACGCGCGATTTGCAGCGCCGGTTTCAAACGCCCGATATCTTCATGCAGATGGTCAAACAGGGCTATCAGCCTGTTTACCGGCCAAGGGACGTCAAGTTCGGAGCCTTGAAAGACACCGCACAAGGTCCCGTGCAAGAGGTCTATGTGGTCGGGCCGAAAGGTGCCAATTGGCTCGCACTCTATAGTTTTGAGGCCCAGCAGGACGGGACTTGGCGGATCTCTGGATGTGTCCTTACACAATCACCAGGTTTGTCTGCCTGA
- a CDS encoding class I adenylate-forming enzyme family protein — translation MKAVSETQAADHHKDGGWSHATLDSLFKSTAAAQPDRLALADAPDRADWTGGEPRSLTYAEADKEIDRLAAFYGAVGLTADHVLGIQSPNTVDTVIAFLAALRADLIVSPLPLHWRQKNVLEALNSIGAKGFIAADRVETRMVGTDARDVAADLFSLRFVFGLGKDVPDGLIELGPMLAEMGDGLTFTESDRSEAADHTATVSWSRSGGETVPVTRCHNHWISAAKLALAETELGDGAKLLVPYSLSGLTGLGGGLVPWLLCGGSLHLHHPTSLVRLAKHANEVDADYVLTPGPLAQMLDKGVANKGATIAAAWNIAAPPPSAFEPMHPMVDLHIADEFALVARKRIHATSVEAVPLGKQTGSNGRESGPALLDIAVDTSADGETPKLLVKGPAVPGTKWRNLADNKCLSWTTEGYLATGILVEPVDGGLAGFGIPGAYAPGAGQLDAIDALYMTYPGLQEAAAFLVEDDIIGARLYAALVPSPGIVPDAKAFFAFLDTAGVDLAQIPFRVLILQSLPRDQNGVIDRSRLTLRTQRLAAQVA, via the coding sequence ATGAAAGCAGTTTCCGAAACTCAGGCAGCGGACCACCACAAAGATGGCGGTTGGTCCCATGCGACTCTCGACAGCCTGTTCAAGTCCACGGCTGCGGCCCAGCCGGACAGGCTGGCGCTTGCCGATGCACCAGACCGCGCAGACTGGACCGGCGGAGAACCGAGAAGCCTTACCTATGCCGAAGCGGACAAGGAAATTGACCGGCTGGCTGCGTTCTACGGCGCGGTTGGTCTGACGGCCGACCACGTCCTTGGAATACAGTCGCCCAACACGGTCGATACGGTGATCGCGTTTTTGGCAGCCCTGCGCGCGGACTTGATTGTCTCTCCGCTGCCGCTCCACTGGCGTCAGAAGAATGTTCTTGAAGCTCTGAATTCTATCGGTGCCAAAGGCTTTATCGCCGCGGACCGGGTTGAAACCCGCATGGTCGGAACGGACGCGCGTGATGTCGCTGCCGACCTGTTCTCGCTTCGCTTTGTCTTCGGGCTTGGCAAGGATGTTCCTGACGGTCTCATTGAGCTCGGCCCTATGCTTGCCGAAATGGGCGACGGTCTGACATTCACCGAAAGCGATAGAAGCGAGGCTGCCGATCACACGGCGACAGTCTCCTGGAGTCGCAGCGGCGGAGAAACAGTCCCGGTCACCCGATGTCACAATCATTGGATTTCGGCGGCCAAACTCGCTCTGGCCGAAACCGAGCTCGGCGATGGTGCCAAGCTGCTCGTGCCTTATTCCCTTAGCGGCCTAACCGGGCTCGGTGGCGGACTGGTGCCTTGGCTCCTTTGTGGCGGCAGTTTGCATCTGCATCACCCGACCTCTTTGGTGCGTCTGGCCAAACACGCGAATGAAGTGGACGCCGACTATGTGCTGACGCCAGGACCATTGGCGCAAATGCTTGACAAGGGCGTCGCCAACAAGGGCGCGACAATCGCTGCGGCCTGGAACATTGCGGCACCGCCGCCGTCCGCCTTCGAGCCCATGCATCCTATGGTGGATCTGCATATCGCCGATGAGTTCGCACTCGTTGCGCGAAAGCGCATTCATGCCACCAGCGTTGAGGCTGTTCCGTTGGGAAAGCAGACCGGGTCGAACGGGCGTGAGAGCGGGCCAGCCCTTTTGGACATTGCCGTTGACACTTCGGCGGACGGCGAAACGCCAAAGCTGTTGGTCAAGGGACCCGCGGTTCCGGGCACAAAGTGGCGGAACCTGGCCGACAACAAATGCCTTTCCTGGACAACAGAGGGATATCTTGCGACAGGGATCCTGGTGGAACCGGTTGACGGTGGCCTAGCAGGCTTCGGTATTCCGGGCGCATACGCGCCTGGCGCCGGACAACTTGATGCGATTGATGCCCTCTACATGACCTACCCTGGGCTCCAGGAAGCGGCAGCCTTTCTTGTCGAAGACGACATCATCGGCGCGCGGCTCTATGCCGCTTTGGTTCCTTCTCCCGGAATTGTGCCTGATGCCAAGGCTTTCTTTGCATTCCTCGACACAGCTGGTGTCGACCTTGCCCAGATCCCATTCCGTGTTCTCATTCTTCAGTCGCTGCCAAGAGATCAAAACGGCGTGATTGACAGGAGCCGCTTGACCCTGCGCACTCAGCGCTTGGCGGCACAAGTTGCGTGA